The genomic region GTTATTCTCATTAAATACCTTATCAATCCACACATTTTCTGTAATGTCTCCTCTATAAACCTGGAAATAGTTATCATCCAAATTTAACTGTTTTCTGGTTCTTATTATTTCTTGTACATTATTTTCTTTTATTTTAGGATCATAATAATCATTAAAATCGTCAATTAGTATAATTTTTTTTTTATCAATAAGTAAGCGTTCAATTAAATGAGATCCGATGAACCCCGCCCCACCTGTAACTAATACAGTTTTCAATTAATTACCTCCATTTAAATTACAGAATCACTCTTAATGTTCATTGAATATGTTAATCATCATCCCAATCAAACAATAAGTTCTTAAAAATCTTATCATGGTTATATGCCCATGTATCCCAGTTATAATCTTTCATATGTTCAGAAATCTTATGTTTTCTATCGAAAAAATTATTTTTTACATTTAGTAGAGTATTTTTTAAGGAGGTAATATTTCCTATTTCATATTCAATATGGGGAAAGTTTGGGATTACCCCAATTGGTGGGGCAATAGATAATGTTCCACATGCCAACGCTTCCATAAATGGTACTGGACCCCCCTCAATCAAACTGGGAATTAAAAGAAAATCAATACTCCTATAAAAGTCATCAGGCTCTAAGTTCCACACTGGAACACCCCAACTATCATTTAAAGATACAATTTGCATATTTTGCATTAAAGTTTTATCATCTAAAATTTCCTGGATAAGATGTTCTCCTTTCCTACCCCCAGGGTAAGTTCTACCGACAATGCCTAACGTTAACTTAGGTTTGAAAGATCTATCCGCACCTGTGATAACTGTTGAAATGTCATCTTCATCAATACCAAAATCTTTTAAAACTTTTGTTGTTTCTTCTGAAATAGATATACAATGTTCCACTTCTTTAGCAACTTGAATAAATTTATTATTATGTAATTCAGGGTCGTAATGTGTAAAATTCGCAACTACTGTTCCATTAGATGATTTTTTATTATAATAACCATAATTTATATAATAATGAATGTCTGCATTGGGAAGATCTTCATTAATCACTACGTTTTTCAGTTTAAACTTTATTTCAGATGCCATTCTATATAATATCCATCCAACGTCTTCTGTTACAATTCTTACTGCATAGTTGTCCATAATTGAATTAATTTTTTCTTTACAATCGTTATAAGCTAATTTTATTTTCTCCACATCTTCTTTAGGGGTAAGTCTTTGATTGGTCTTTTTTCTAGTAATATTTTCAGCATGAACTGCAGTTGCTTTTCCTACATAAAAAACGTCTTTATTGAATAGTTTCTGGTATTGTAAACACAAAACTAAATCTTCGCCGGCTACAACAAATCTTTCATCGAATTTTAATTGTAAAAATTCTTTCCGATCTATCATTATAAAAGCCCCAGTCACAGCTGGGACAACCCTATTGCTAGTAAGCCGTTTATCATCATAGTCTAATTTATGTTTAAATCGATGATATGACTGACCATCCACTCTAAAGTATACACCTGCATGTTGTATCTTTTTATTAGGATATCTTAAGTTAATACCAATAATTCCAACTTTACTTTCTTGATAAGCATTCCATGCAATCTGTATACAATCTTTATCCAAAATTACATCATCATTCACAAATAATAAAAGTTTACCTTTAGCTTTCTCAGCTAATTCATTATTATTTTTCGCAAAATTATAGGGGGTTATATAATTTATTTTAAAAGGGAAAGTGTAGTCACTAAATTCACCTTCTTCTAACTTTTCATTTCCATTCCATGAACATAATACTTCAATTTTTAAATTATGATTACTATTATCTATTGAATTTAATAATTTAGTTAATACTTCCAAATCTCTTGAGATGGTAATGATCGATAAATCCATATATACACCTATTCTCCAATACCGTTTAAGATTATTTCACCATACTTTTCTAACATTTCATCATGTGTTGTTAACTGTTTCAACTGTTTTTTGGTATTTTC from Methanobacterium sp. harbors:
- a CDS encoding glycosyltransferase, producing MDLSIITISRDLEVLTKLLNSIDNSNHNLKIEVLCSWNGNEKLEEGEFSDYTFPFKINYITPYNFAKNNNELAEKAKGKLLLFVNDDVILDKDCIQIAWNAYQESKVGIIGINLRYPNKKIQHAGVYFRVDGQSYHRFKHKLDYDDKRLTSNRVVPAVTGAFIMIDRKEFLQLKFDERFVVAGEDLVLCLQYQKLFNKDVFYVGKATAVHAENITRKKTNQRLTPKEDVEKIKLAYNDCKEKINSIMDNYAVRIVTEDVGWILYRMASEIKFKLKNVVINEDLPNADIHYYINYGYYNKKSSNGTVVANFTHYDPELHNNKFIQVAKEVEHCISISEETTKVLKDFGIDEDDISTVITGADRSFKPKLTLGIVGRTYPGGRKGEHLIQEILDDKTLMQNMQIVSLNDSWGVPVWNLEPDDFYRSIDFLLIPSLIEGGPVPFMEALACGTLSIAPPIGVIPNFPHIEYEIGNITSLKNTLLNVKNNFFDRKHKISEHMKDYNWDTWAYNHDKIFKNLLFDWDDD